One genomic region from Spirulina subsalsa PCC 9445 encodes:
- a CDS encoding YihY/virulence factor BrkB family protein produces the protein MRVPRFFRYLNCFILRKTLTRSFRQRLTGLSAEIAFNSMLAVFPAILAIITAIGLFEEAIVSSVRSLVVQFFPEEESIQTALRELATKLKIVAPDLVWGLLSNFVQEITQVKSKSLFSISFGAAIWVSSAAINAAMNALDQIHLIPRRRRRPFWQAKLIALLLTLGSIFLLLIASISVLIGDALVQFSVNLIQAIPLQESDQGADLVLELWNLLKWPVSLSIVIIAFALIYRLGPSHWRKGTPILPGAIVAALSWAGISLLFRVYVNNFANYNKVYGALGAVIVLMLWLYLSALVMLIGGQLNVTVGEAMRADHRRRQIIAQPPHPNPFPSSLPSSQPLTPPSPESGDSPSS, from the coding sequence ATGCGAGTACCGCGTTTTTTCCGTTATTTGAACTGTTTTATTCTGCGCAAAACCCTGACGCGGAGTTTCCGGCAACGTCTCACAGGACTCTCGGCAGAAATTGCCTTTAACTCCATGTTGGCCGTTTTCCCGGCCATTCTCGCCATTATTACCGCCATTGGTCTATTTGAGGAAGCCATTGTCTCCAGTGTCCGTTCTTTGGTAGTGCAGTTTTTCCCCGAAGAAGAATCCATCCAAACGGCCTTACGGGAATTAGCTACCAAATTGAAAATTGTCGCACCGGATTTAGTTTGGGGTTTATTAAGTAATTTTGTCCAAGAAATTACACAAGTTAAAAGTAAAAGTCTGTTTTCTATTAGTTTTGGCGCAGCAATTTGGGTATCTTCTGCGGCCATTAATGCCGCCATGAACGCCCTCGACCAAATCCATTTAATTCCTCGCCGCAGACGACGACCTTTTTGGCAAGCTAAGTTAATTGCACTTCTCCTAACGTTAGGCAGTATCTTCCTATTATTAATTGCTTCTATCTCTGTTTTAATTGGTGATGCGTTAGTTCAATTTTCAGTTAACCTAATTCAAGCGATTCCGCTACAAGAATCAGATCAAGGAGCAGATTTAGTCTTGGAACTATGGAATCTGTTAAAATGGCCCGTTTCCTTAAGTATTGTTATCATTGCCTTTGCTTTAATTTATCGTCTCGGTCCCAGTCACTGGCGCAAGGGAACTCCCATATTACCTGGAGCCATTGTTGCAGCCTTATCTTGGGCGGGAATTTCCCTTTTATTTCGGGTTTATGTGAACAATTTCGCCAACTATAACAAAGTCTATGGGGCTTTAGGGGCAGTGATTGTCCTGATGTTGTGGTTGTATTTAAGCGCCCTAGTGATGTTGATTGGGGGGCAACTCAATGTTACTGTCGGAGAAGCAATGCGGGCGGATCATCGTCGTCGTCAGATCATAGCACAACCGCCCCATCCTAACCCCTTTCCCTCCTCCCTCCCATCTTCTCAACCCCTCACTCCTCCCTCCCCAGAGTCTGGGGATTCTCCCTCTAGTTAG
- the corA gene encoding magnesium/cobalt transporter CorA, protein MTKSSLDLDKMTLKISTQNPEEEEEDYFEYFFDEPGSEPGTLSIDPDATPSSIVLIDYSPKHATRRANLTPLDCVSYLESESVSWIDVRGLGSEDILNQLGQVCRIHPLVLEDVVNVPQRPKVQDYEQQLLVILQMVLPLPDEDGFDYEQVGFVLGKHYLITFQEEPEEDCFEPVRVRIRENRGKVRQAGPDYLAYVLIDSIIDGFFPVLEDYGERIEALEDEVVDNPTRETVEKIYEIRRELLALRRMIWPQRSVINILIRGDNELISQDVQIYFRDCYDHVIQLLDIVETYRELASSMMDLYMSAQSNKMNEVINLLTLISTIFIPLTFIAGVYGMNFKYMPELEWKWGYGLIWGAMLAIAGSLIYFFHKKGWFNTFYFVSKRDK, encoded by the coding sequence ATGACTAAATCATCCTTGGATCTTGACAAAATGACCCTAAAGATATCTACTCAAAATCCAGAAGAGGAAGAAGAAGATTATTTTGAGTATTTCTTTGATGAACCCGGAAGTGAACCCGGAACACTCAGTATAGATCCGGATGCCACCCCTTCCAGTATTGTTCTCATTGATTATTCCCCGAAACACGCCACTCGTCGCGCTAATCTTACCCCCCTTGATTGTGTTTCTTATCTAGAAAGTGAATCAGTTTCTTGGATTGATGTCCGGGGTTTAGGAAGTGAAGATATCCTCAACCAATTGGGTCAGGTGTGTAGAATTCACCCCCTCGTTTTAGAGGATGTGGTGAATGTTCCCCAACGACCAAAAGTGCAGGATTATGAACAGCAATTGCTGGTCATTTTACAGATGGTTTTACCTCTCCCGGATGAAGATGGGTTTGATTATGAACAAGTGGGTTTTGTGTTAGGTAAACACTATTTAATTACCTTTCAAGAAGAACCCGAAGAGGATTGTTTTGAGCCTGTACGGGTAAGGATTCGGGAGAATCGGGGTAAAGTTCGTCAAGCGGGGCCTGATTATTTAGCCTATGTGTTGATTGATTCGATTATTGACGGATTTTTCCCGGTTTTAGAGGACTATGGGGAGCGCATTGAGGCGTTAGAGGATGAAGTGGTGGACAATCCGACGCGGGAAACGGTGGAAAAAATTTATGAAATTCGGCGGGAGTTATTAGCCTTACGGCGTATGATTTGGCCTCAGCGCAGTGTGATTAATATTCTGATTCGGGGGGATAATGAGTTAATTAGTCAGGATGTGCAAATTTATTTTAGAGATTGTTATGATCATGTCATTCAATTATTAGATATTGTGGAGACTTATCGGGAACTGGCTTCCAGTATGATGGATTTATATATGTCTGCCCAGAGTAATAAAATGAATGAGGTGATTAACTTGTTAACGCTCATTTCGACTATTTTTATTCCCTTAACTTTTATTGCGGGAGTTTATGGGATGAACTTCAAATATATGCCTGAGTTAGAGTGGAAATGGGGCTATGGTTTAATTTGGGGAGCGATGTTAGCCATTGCGGGCAGTTTGATTTATTTTTTCCATAAAAAAGGCTGGTTCAATACCTTTTATTTTGTGAGCAAACGAGATAAATGA
- the lgt gene encoding prolipoprotein diacylglyceryl transferase, with protein MFLLTFQSPGPILFELGPLTVRWYGLLIASAVLIGATLSQSLANKRHLKPDIMWDLAVWLVIAAIPCARLYYVFFEWEQYANRPGDIIAIWQGGIAIHGAMIGAILATLIFSRVNRVSVWQLLDLIAPSAILGQAIGRWGNFFNSEAFGRPTDLPWKLYIPLSSRPPGWQQFEYFHPTFLYESLWNLGIFALLLTLFFWGMRQGNRLKVGTLFFVYALGYSTGRLWIEGLRMDSLMLGGLRVAQLVSLGGILIGAFGLIWLYILKGSLTRENRS; from the coding sequence ATGTTTTTACTCACTTTTCAATCTCCCGGCCCCATCTTATTTGAACTCGGTCCTTTAACCGTTCGTTGGTATGGTTTACTCATTGCCAGTGCGGTTTTAATTGGCGCGACACTCTCCCAATCTTTAGCCAACAAACGCCACCTAAAACCTGATATTATGTGGGATTTAGCCGTCTGGTTAGTTATTGCTGCGATTCCCTGCGCCCGGTTGTATTATGTGTTCTTTGAATGGGAACAATATGCCAATCGTCCGGGGGATATTATCGCCATTTGGCAAGGAGGAATTGCCATCCACGGCGCAATGATTGGGGCTATTTTAGCCACCCTTATATTTTCCCGAGTTAATCGCGTTTCAGTCTGGCAATTATTAGATTTAATCGCTCCCTCGGCCATCCTAGGTCAAGCCATTGGACGCTGGGGAAACTTCTTTAATTCTGAAGCCTTTGGTCGTCCAACGGATTTACCTTGGAAACTCTATATTCCCCTCTCCTCTCGCCCTCCTGGATGGCAACAATTTGAATATTTTCACCCGACTTTTCTCTATGAGTCTTTGTGGAATTTAGGAATTTTTGCCCTATTATTAACCCTCTTTTTCTGGGGAATGCGTCAAGGCAACCGCTTAAAAGTGGGGACATTATTTTTCGTCTATGCCTTGGGGTATAGTACCGGGCGCTTGTGGATTGAAGGCCTGCGCATGGATAGTTTAATGTTGGGTGGCTTACGAGTCGCTCAATTGGTGAGTTTAGGGGGAATTTTAATTGGGGCATTCGGTCTAATTTGGCTCTACATTCTCAAAGGTTCTCTCACCCGTGAAAATCGTTCCTAG